A stretch of the Oxyura jamaicensis isolate SHBP4307 breed ruddy duck chromosome 4, BPBGC_Ojam_1.0, whole genome shotgun sequence genome encodes the following:
- the CRACD gene encoding capping protein inhibiting regulator of actin dynamics isoform X1, whose product MINLFKKPYKKKAGKFQPFKKLFGKRKKREPASDCEEAKLKPSHSFGNVCNGAFSSDEEPNSGLRSSHYYMGSRAFSHDSIFIPDGRTESEQTVQAMSQENVLGKVKTLQQQLAKNIKFGQPPQMTISGRTMGEASASVEEDVLLSSPMETDSQQDTVLSESGNKSTDTLLRTMNLPGAGREVEEKVTPVRPSRPKRQFSCSGTIETINLDAVPQAVARLDNSAAKHKLSVKPKKQRMSRKHKRLTKGSQSLTITEFEPEDLETELFADRYPGYNGHFTADKLIQNRDEPKQLPLAEEKRTEDHWGILEAERIRQIVEMEEQREMEEQREIEEQRCQEREQMLKEQERRNCEEESGQNLLEGETSLKTEEQACQEEERRPLEAEKRQELEEQRQEVEKQQRQEVEQQKHREWDEQQRRELEEHKCQEQEEQKRRELEERKHQEEEEQSQELEEQKFQEEAEQKCQELEEQKRQELEEQEHQEWEEQRHKELKEQQRREEQKRLELEEQRQRETEKRCQEEEEKNQLEEQKELKEQKKEEKQRQELEEEELQEGEIKLKQEKELESLKQQKKQEEQRQLLKEEREKTEEQPQQLLEKKQKREEQRKHKLTKQMHLESTDIMQQDELKQQKEQNEQEWSKLQEQRTEPEGKDLQQKQQEKSLEQQQDTDQLRSGGADRHPVEDKLQERPRPPKLKQTEKGNKTAEEILAQKLKREVDAQEQKRIGEELRWQEVDERQTASRPFTFQVSSGDKQIIFQKVNLSPVMPVKGAGLSSPSLKDCRVHTSSKGSHTLPSSVCVPHTAILVTGAQLCGTAVNLNQIKDTACKSLLGLTEERKNVDIPSPEKAQGKKTGTKPANSKMKYAQETLDQATLAEWASIRSRILKNKENSKYNEKDRVSGCRHSDDWTPRGRGAPHGNLRKTLSANAKFSITPAWQKFSEASKANLDTENVSAAKGSEAVAVGRTTGSSADVAGEVAPAFKDSLAEMAREKMETRSEITDNTEGCKFAKDLPSFLVPSSPHPPGKELPQSEPPGALENQQGNSTKKPDKPAPNGEENVSPFGIKLRRTNYSLRFHYDQQAEQRKKKRYSAGDSFDGVPDPLLTTEGEKEPTVFAPQESTSPGMGRANVRGNIKDSKDSSVTVVELSQPAGTPLPAPSQGALPPHEKPACKSLAPQKPALAPKPASQTPPSSPLSKMNCSNLADALGQRFVKAESDGSWRREDRAVPPTALSENKNEEEEIREKKSFFPSLSIPWREKNDKKPEPLKKEKPVLQSRHSLDGSKLMEKVETSQPLWITLALQKQKGFREQQATREERRQAREAKQAEKLAKENAAVSNQSDNKSSSSKTSTLQKSTPQEGEKKIETAVSRLERREQLKKSNTLPTSVTVEISDSVPSNPLAKEVAKRFSTPDANPVSTEPAWLALAKRKAKAWSDCPQIIK is encoded by the exons acaagaaaaaagcaggCAAATTCCAGCCTTTCAAGAAGCTCTTCGGCAAGCGGAAGAAAAGGGAGCCCGCCTCAGACTGCGAGGAAGCCAAACTGAAGCCGAGCCACTCCTTCGGGAACGTCTGCAACGGCGCCTTCTCCTCCGATGAAGAGCCCAACAGTGGTCTGAG GTCTTCCCATTATTATATGGGCAGTCGAGCTTTCTCCCATGACAGTATTTTTATACCTGATGGGAGAACAGAGAGTGAACAGACCGTCCAAGCAATGTCACAGGAGAACGTTTTAGGAAAAGTCAAAACACTACAG caacaGTTGGCCAAGAATATAAAATTTGGGCAGCCTCCACAAATGACAATTTCTGGGAGGACAATGGGGGAGGCAAGTGCTAGTGTAGAAGAGGATGTATTGCTCAGTAGCCCCATGGAGACTGACTCTCAGCAGGACACAGTGCTCTCAGAGAGTGGCAATAAA tcGACTGACACTCTGTTGAGAACAATGAATTTGCCCGGAGCAGGACgtgaagtggaagaaaag GTCACTCCAGTCAGACCATCTCGGCCAAAAAGACAATTTTCCTGTTCTGGCACGATTGAAACAATCAATCTGGATGCAGTTCCCCAGGCTGTTGCTCGTCTAGACAACAGTGCAGCTAAACACAAGCTGTCAGTAAAGCCAAAAAAGCAGAGGATGTCAAGAAAGCACAAGAGATTAACAAAG GGATCGCAAAGTTTAACAATAACAGAATTTGAGCCAGAGGATCTAGAAACTGAGCTGTTTGCAGACAGATACCCGGGTTATAACGGCCACTTCACAGCAGACAAGCTAATCCAGAACAGAGATGAGCCGAAGCAGCTTCCActggcagaggagaaaagaacTGAAGATCACTGGGGGATCCTTGAGGCCGAAAGGATAAGGCAGATTGtagaaatggaagaacaaagggaaatggaagaacaaagagaaatagaagaaCAAAGGTGCCAAGAGCGTGAGCAGATGctgaaagagcaggagagaaggaaTTGTGAAGAGGAGAGTGGGCAGAATCTCCTTGAAGGAGAGAcatctttgaaaacagaagagcaagcatgccaggaagaggaaagaagaccTCTGGAGGCAGAAAAGAGGCAAGAActggaggagcagaggcaggaggtggAAAAGCAACAGAGACAAGAGGtggagcagcagaagcacaggGAATGGGACGAGCAACAGAGAcgggagctggaggagcacaAATGCCAGGAACAGGAGGAGCAAAAAAGACGAGAGCTGGAGGAACGAAAGCaccaggaagaggaggagcagagccaaGAGCTAGAGGAGCAGAAGTTCCaggaagaggcagagcagaaatgcCAGGAGTTGGAGGAGCAGAAGAGGCAAGAGCtagaggagcaggagcaccaggaatgggaagagcagaggcaCAAGGAGCTGAAGGAGCAACAGAGACGAGAGGAGCAGAAGAGGCTGGAGCTGGAAGAACAAAGGCAACGTGAGACTGAAAAACGGTGtcaagaggaagaagaaaaaaatcagctggagGAACAAAAAGAACTCAAGgaacaaaagaaggaagaaaaacagagacaagagctagaagaggaagaacttcaagaaggtgaaataaaactgaagcaggagaaggaaCTTGAGAGCCTcaagcaacagaagaaacaggagGAACAAAGGCAGCTCttgaaggaggaaagagaaaagacagaggaacaaccccagcaattactggagaagaaacagaagcgggaagagcagagaaaacatAAGCTCACAAAACAAATGCACTTGGAAAGTACAGATATTATGCAACAAGATGAACTGAAGcaacaaaaggaacaaaatgaacaagaatGGAGCAAGCTGCAAGAGCAGAGGACAGAACCGGAAGGAAAAGATCTTCagcaaaagcaacaagaaaaatccTTGGAGCAGCAACAGGACACGGATCAGCTGCGTTCTGGAGGGGCTGACAGGCATCCAGTGGAGGACAAGCTCCAAGAAAGACCAAGACCCCCAAAACtcaaacagacagaaaaagggaataaaacagcagaagaaatcctAGCCCAGAAGCTGAAGAGAGAAGTTGATGCTCAGGAACAAAAGCGAATAGGGGAAGAACTTAGGTGGCAGGAGGTAGACGAAAGACAAACTGCATCCAGACCCTTCACGTTCCAGGTGTCTTCTGGAGATAAACAGATcatatttcagaaagtaaatCTGAGTCCAGTCATGCCTGTCAAGGGAGCAGGGCTCTCTTCGCCTTCCCTCAAAGACTGCAGGGTGCACACCTCCAGCAAGGGCTCCCACACTCTGCCCTCATCTGTGTGTGTGCCCCACACAGCTATTTTGGTTACTGGAGCGcagctgtgtggcacagcggTTAACCTGAACCAGATAAAGGACACGGCTTGTAAGTCATTACTGGGCttaacagaagagagaaaaaatgtggaTATTCCTTCACCAGAGAAGGCCCAGGGAAAAAAGACAGGTACCAAACCCGCcaacagtaaaatgaaatatgcaCAGGAGACACTGGACCAAGCCACGCTAGCTGAGTGGGCCTCTATCCGCTCCAGAATcctaaagaataaagaaaacagcaaatacaaCGAGAAAGACAGAGTAAGCGGCTGCAGGCACAGCGATGACTGGACACCCCGAGGGCGAGGTGCTCCCCATGGTAACTTGAGGAAAACCCTGTCTGCAAATGCAAAGTTCTCGATAACACCAGCGTGGCAGAAGTTTTCAGAAGCTTCAAAAGCCAATTTGGACACTGAGAACGTGAGTGCAGCGAAAGGCAGTGAAGCAGTGGCTGTGGGAAGAACCACTGGCTCATCTGCTGATGTGGCTGGGGAGGTGGCACCCGCTTTTAAGGACAGCTTAGCTGAAATGGctagagagaaaatggaaaccCGCAGTGAAATTACAGACAACACGGAAGGTTGTAAATTTGCAAAAGATCTTCCATCTTTCCTTGTTCCAAGCTCTCCTCATCCTCCGGGTAAAGAATTACCCCAGTCAGAACCTCCAGGTGCTCTGGAAAATCAGCAGGGTAACAGCACCAAAAAACCTGATAAACCAGCACCAAACGGAGAAGAAAACGTTTCTCCTTTTGGGATAAAGTTACGGAGGACAAACTATTCCTTACGTTTCCATTACGATCAACAGGCagagcaaaggaagaagaaaagatacagTGCAGGAGATAGTTTCGATGGTGTGCCTGACCCTCTGCTTACAACAGAGGGTGAGAAAGAACCCACTGTTTTTGCCCCACAAGAGAGCACGTCCCCTGGCATGGGAAGAGCGAACGTCCGTGGGAACATAAAAGACTCCAAAGACTCTTCGGTTACTGTGGTAGAGCTTTCACAGCCAGCGGGCACACcactgccagcccccagccagggTGCTTTACCTCCTCACGAGAAACCAGCGTGCAAATCACTGGCCCCGCAGAAGCCTGCGCTAGCTCCAAAGCCTGCCAGCCAGACGCCGCCGTCGTCTCCTCTCTCGAAAATGAACTGCTCGAACCTGGCTGATGCGCTAGGGCAGAGGTTTGTTAAAGCTGAATCGGACGGtagctggagaagagaagacagagcGGTGCCCCCCACAGCACTGAGtgagaacaaaaatgaagaggaagaaatcagagaaaagaaGTCATTTTTCCCATCTCTAAGTATTCCCTGGAGAGAAAAGAACGACAAAAAGCCTGAGCCACTGAAGAAAG aaaaaccAGTCCTCCAGAGCAGGCACTCTTTAGATGGCTCTAAATTGATGGAAAAAGTTGAAACTTCACAACCACTTTGGATTACATTGGCGCTGCAAAAGCAAAAGGGATTTCGTGAACAGCAAGCTACTAGGGAAGAGAGGAGACAAGCCAGAGAGGCAAAGCAAGCAGAGAAGCTGGctaaagaaaat
- the CRACD gene encoding capping protein inhibiting regulator of actin dynamics isoform X4 yields MINLFKKPYKKKAGKFQPFKKLFGKRKKREPASDCEEAKLKPSHSFGNVCNGAFSSDEEPNSGLRSSHYYMGSRAFSHDSIFIPDGRTESEQTVQAMSQENVLGKVKTLQQQLAKNIKFGQPPQMTISGRTMGEASASVEEDVLLSSPMETDSQQDTVLSESGNKSTDTLLRTMNLPGAGREVEEKVTPVRPSRPKRQFSCSGTIETINLDAVPQAVARLDNSAAKHKLSVKPKKQRMSRKHKRLTKGSQSLTITEFEPEDLETELFADRYPGYNGHFTADKLIQNRDEPKQLPLAEEKRTEDHWGILEAERIRQIVEMEEQREMEEQREIEEQRCQEREQMLKEQERRNCEEESGQNLLEGETSLKTEEQACQEEERRPLEAEKRQELEEQRQEVEKQQRQEVEQQKHREWDEQQRRELEEQKRLELEEQRQRETEKRCQEEEEKNQLEEQKELKEQKKEEKQRQELEEEELQEGEIKLKQEKELESLKQQKKQEEQRQLLKEEREKTEEQPQQLLEKKQKREEQRKHKLTKQMHLESTDIMQQDELKQQKEQNEQEWSKLQEQRTEPEGKDLQQKQQEKSLEQQQDTDQLRSGGADRHPVEDKLQERPRPPKLKQTEKGNKTAEEILAQKLKREVDAQEQKRIGEELRWQEVDERQTASRPFTFQVSSGDKQIIFQKVNLSPVMPVKGAGLSSPSLKDCRVHTSSKGSHTLPSSVCVPHTAILVTGAQLCGTAVNLNQIKDTACKSLLGLTEERKNVDIPSPEKAQGKKTGTKPANSKMKYAQETLDQATLAEWASIRSRILKNKENSKYNEKDRVSGCRHSDDWTPRGRGAPHGNLRKTLSANAKFSITPAWQKFSEASKANLDTENVSAAKGSEAVAVGRTTGSSADVAGEVAPAFKDSLAEMAREKMETRSEITDNTEGCKFAKDLPSFLVPSSPHPPGKELPQSEPPGALENQQGNSTKKPDKPAPNGEENVSPFGIKLRRTNYSLRFHYDQQAEQRKKKRYSAGDSFDGVPDPLLTTEGEKEPTVFAPQESTSPGMGRANVRGNIKDSKDSSVTVVELSQPAGTPLPAPSQGALPPHEKPACKSLAPQKPALAPKPASQTPPSSPLSKMNCSNLADALGQRFVKAESDGSWRREDRAVPPTALSENKNEEEEIREKKSFFPSLSIPWREKNDKKPEPLKKEKPVLQSRHSLDGSKLMEKVETSQPLWITLALQKQKGFREQQATREERRQAREAKQAEKLAKENAAVSNQSDNKSSSSKTSTLQKSTPQEGEKKIETAVSRLERREQLKKSNTLPTSVTVEISDSVPSNPLAKEVAKRFSTPDANPVSTEPAWLALAKRKAKAWSDCPQIIK; encoded by the exons acaagaaaaaagcaggCAAATTCCAGCCTTTCAAGAAGCTCTTCGGCAAGCGGAAGAAAAGGGAGCCCGCCTCAGACTGCGAGGAAGCCAAACTGAAGCCGAGCCACTCCTTCGGGAACGTCTGCAACGGCGCCTTCTCCTCCGATGAAGAGCCCAACAGTGGTCTGAG GTCTTCCCATTATTATATGGGCAGTCGAGCTTTCTCCCATGACAGTATTTTTATACCTGATGGGAGAACAGAGAGTGAACAGACCGTCCAAGCAATGTCACAGGAGAACGTTTTAGGAAAAGTCAAAACACTACAG caacaGTTGGCCAAGAATATAAAATTTGGGCAGCCTCCACAAATGACAATTTCTGGGAGGACAATGGGGGAGGCAAGTGCTAGTGTAGAAGAGGATGTATTGCTCAGTAGCCCCATGGAGACTGACTCTCAGCAGGACACAGTGCTCTCAGAGAGTGGCAATAAA tcGACTGACACTCTGTTGAGAACAATGAATTTGCCCGGAGCAGGACgtgaagtggaagaaaag GTCACTCCAGTCAGACCATCTCGGCCAAAAAGACAATTTTCCTGTTCTGGCACGATTGAAACAATCAATCTGGATGCAGTTCCCCAGGCTGTTGCTCGTCTAGACAACAGTGCAGCTAAACACAAGCTGTCAGTAAAGCCAAAAAAGCAGAGGATGTCAAGAAAGCACAAGAGATTAACAAAG GGATCGCAAAGTTTAACAATAACAGAATTTGAGCCAGAGGATCTAGAAACTGAGCTGTTTGCAGACAGATACCCGGGTTATAACGGCCACTTCACAGCAGACAAGCTAATCCAGAACAGAGATGAGCCGAAGCAGCTTCCActggcagaggagaaaagaacTGAAGATCACTGGGGGATCCTTGAGGCCGAAAGGATAAGGCAGATTGtagaaatggaagaacaaagggaaatggaagaacaaagagaaatagaagaaCAAAGGTGCCAAGAGCGTGAGCAGATGctgaaagagcaggagagaaggaaTTGTGAAGAGGAGAGTGGGCAGAATCTCCTTGAAGGAGAGAcatctttgaaaacagaagagcaagcatgccaggaagaggaaagaagaccTCTGGAGGCAGAAAAGAGGCAAGAActggaggagcagaggcaggaggtggAAAAGCAACAGAGACAAGAGGtggagcagcagaagcacaggGAATGGGACGAGCAACAGAGAcgggagctggag GAGCAGAAGAGGCTGGAGCTGGAAGAACAAAGGCAACGTGAGACTGAAAAACGGTGtcaagaggaagaagaaaaaaatcagctggagGAACAAAAAGAACTCAAGgaacaaaagaaggaagaaaaacagagacaagagctagaagaggaagaacttcaagaaggtgaaataaaactgaagcaggagaaggaaCTTGAGAGCCTcaagcaacagaagaaacaggagGAACAAAGGCAGCTCttgaaggaggaaagagaaaagacagaggaacaaccccagcaattactggagaagaaacagaagcgggaagagcagagaaaacatAAGCTCACAAAACAAATGCACTTGGAAAGTACAGATATTATGCAACAAGATGAACTGAAGcaacaaaaggaacaaaatgaacaagaatGGAGCAAGCTGCAAGAGCAGAGGACAGAACCGGAAGGAAAAGATCTTCagcaaaagcaacaagaaaaatccTTGGAGCAGCAACAGGACACGGATCAGCTGCGTTCTGGAGGGGCTGACAGGCATCCAGTGGAGGACAAGCTCCAAGAAAGACCAAGACCCCCAAAACtcaaacagacagaaaaagggaataaaacagcagaagaaatcctAGCCCAGAAGCTGAAGAGAGAAGTTGATGCTCAGGAACAAAAGCGAATAGGGGAAGAACTTAGGTGGCAGGAGGTAGACGAAAGACAAACTGCATCCAGACCCTTCACGTTCCAGGTGTCTTCTGGAGATAAACAGATcatatttcagaaagtaaatCTGAGTCCAGTCATGCCTGTCAAGGGAGCAGGGCTCTCTTCGCCTTCCCTCAAAGACTGCAGGGTGCACACCTCCAGCAAGGGCTCCCACACTCTGCCCTCATCTGTGTGTGTGCCCCACACAGCTATTTTGGTTACTGGAGCGcagctgtgtggcacagcggTTAACCTGAACCAGATAAAGGACACGGCTTGTAAGTCATTACTGGGCttaacagaagagagaaaaaatgtggaTATTCCTTCACCAGAGAAGGCCCAGGGAAAAAAGACAGGTACCAAACCCGCcaacagtaaaatgaaatatgcaCAGGAGACACTGGACCAAGCCACGCTAGCTGAGTGGGCCTCTATCCGCTCCAGAATcctaaagaataaagaaaacagcaaatacaaCGAGAAAGACAGAGTAAGCGGCTGCAGGCACAGCGATGACTGGACACCCCGAGGGCGAGGTGCTCCCCATGGTAACTTGAGGAAAACCCTGTCTGCAAATGCAAAGTTCTCGATAACACCAGCGTGGCAGAAGTTTTCAGAAGCTTCAAAAGCCAATTTGGACACTGAGAACGTGAGTGCAGCGAAAGGCAGTGAAGCAGTGGCTGTGGGAAGAACCACTGGCTCATCTGCTGATGTGGCTGGGGAGGTGGCACCCGCTTTTAAGGACAGCTTAGCTGAAATGGctagagagaaaatggaaaccCGCAGTGAAATTACAGACAACACGGAAGGTTGTAAATTTGCAAAAGATCTTCCATCTTTCCTTGTTCCAAGCTCTCCTCATCCTCCGGGTAAAGAATTACCCCAGTCAGAACCTCCAGGTGCTCTGGAAAATCAGCAGGGTAACAGCACCAAAAAACCTGATAAACCAGCACCAAACGGAGAAGAAAACGTTTCTCCTTTTGGGATAAAGTTACGGAGGACAAACTATTCCTTACGTTTCCATTACGATCAACAGGCagagcaaaggaagaagaaaagatacagTGCAGGAGATAGTTTCGATGGTGTGCCTGACCCTCTGCTTACAACAGAGGGTGAGAAAGAACCCACTGTTTTTGCCCCACAAGAGAGCACGTCCCCTGGCATGGGAAGAGCGAACGTCCGTGGGAACATAAAAGACTCCAAAGACTCTTCGGTTACTGTGGTAGAGCTTTCACAGCCAGCGGGCACACcactgccagcccccagccagggTGCTTTACCTCCTCACGAGAAACCAGCGTGCAAATCACTGGCCCCGCAGAAGCCTGCGCTAGCTCCAAAGCCTGCCAGCCAGACGCCGCCGTCGTCTCCTCTCTCGAAAATGAACTGCTCGAACCTGGCTGATGCGCTAGGGCAGAGGTTTGTTAAAGCTGAATCGGACGGtagctggagaagagaagacagagcGGTGCCCCCCACAGCACTGAGtgagaacaaaaatgaagaggaagaaatcagagaaaagaaGTCATTTTTCCCATCTCTAAGTATTCCCTGGAGAGAAAAGAACGACAAAAAGCCTGAGCCACTGAAGAAAG aaaaaccAGTCCTCCAGAGCAGGCACTCTTTAGATGGCTCTAAATTGATGGAAAAAGTTGAAACTTCACAACCACTTTGGATTACATTGGCGCTGCAAAAGCAAAAGGGATTTCGTGAACAGCAAGCTACTAGGGAAGAGAGGAGACAAGCCAGAGAGGCAAAGCAAGCAGAGAAGCTGGctaaagaaaat